One region of Bosea sp. 29B genomic DNA includes:
- the cydB gene encoding cytochrome d ubiquinol oxidase subunit II, with translation MEWYLPVIWAGLIGTAVMLYVVLDGFDLGIAILFPTTRDESERDQMMNSVAPFWDGNETWLVLGGGGLWVAFPYAYAVIMPAFYIPVILMLLALIFRGVAFEFRWVAKPHHRIWDLAFWAGSTVAAFAQGLILGGLLQGVKVVDKQFAGGPLDWLTPFTLMCGAGVVIGYATLGATWLVYKTEGPVAERARRQARTLLLGLLAFAVVVSLWTPYAHPRIAERWFAPSNLVLLWPFPVLTAFCGYMAWKRLHGAHEFTPFAFTIAIFLLCFLGLAISNYPYLVPPGLTIWDTAAAPASHVFVLIGVSFLLPMILFYTAFVYWTFRGKVKADAGYH, from the coding sequence ATGGAATGGTATCTCCCCGTGATCTGGGCCGGGCTGATCGGCACCGCCGTGATGCTCTATGTCGTGCTCGACGGTTTCGACCTCGGCATCGCCATCCTGTTCCCGACGACCAGGGACGAAAGCGAGCGCGACCAGATGATGAATTCGGTCGCGCCGTTCTGGGACGGCAACGAAACGTGGCTGGTGCTCGGCGGCGGCGGCTTATGGGTCGCCTTCCCCTATGCCTACGCCGTCATCATGCCGGCCTTCTACATCCCGGTGATCCTGATGCTGCTGGCGCTGATCTTCCGCGGCGTCGCCTTCGAGTTCCGCTGGGTGGCCAAGCCCCATCACAGGATATGGGACCTCGCCTTCTGGGCAGGATCGACGGTGGCGGCCTTTGCGCAAGGGCTGATCCTCGGCGGCCTGCTCCAGGGCGTGAAGGTGGTCGACAAGCAGTTTGCCGGCGGCCCGCTCGACTGGCTGACCCCGTTCACGCTGATGTGCGGCGCCGGTGTCGTCATCGGCTATGCCACGCTCGGCGCGACCTGGCTGGTCTACAAGACCGAAGGGCCGGTGGCCGAGCGGGCGCGCCGGCAGGCCAGGACGCTGCTGCTGGGCCTGCTCGCCTTCGCCGTGGTGGTCTCGCTGTGGACGCCCTATGCGCATCCGCGCATCGCCGAGCGCTGGTTCGCCCCGTCGAACCTTGTGCTGCTCTGGCCCTTCCCGGTGCTGACCGCCTTTTGCGGCTACATGGCCTGGAAGCGGCTGCATGGCGCGCATGAGTTCACGCCCTTCGCCTTCACGATCGCGATCTTCCTGCTCTGCTTCCTCGGCCTTGCGATCTCGAACTATCCCTATCTGGTGCCGCCCGGCCTGACGATCTGGGACACTGCGGCAGCGCCGGCCTCGCATGTCTTCGTGCTGATCGGCGTCAGCTTCCTGCTGCCGATGATCCTGTTCTACACGGCCTTCGTGTACTGGACCTTCCGCGGCAAGGTGAAGGCCGATGCCGGTTATCATTGA
- a CDS encoding glutamate carboxypeptidase: MSGIETLRRAAVGILMLAAVPALAAPQKPVLDAAEAEKPAYLETLKALVSIESGSRDAQGLATIASLIAERLKALGGETELIDSAEPTRSPAKIALARFKGSGTRKILLLAHMDTVYAKGMLAQQPFRIEGDKAYGLGIADDKHGVALILHTVALLNTLAARDYGTLTVLINGDEEIGSAGSRALITRLAAEQDAVFSCEGSGIGQDTLRLATSGVGSVQLKVTGRASHAGSSPEMGRNALYELAHQILQMRDLSKPEMGLKLNWTLASAGSVSNAIPAEAKAQGDMRALRMADFDLIEAAVKERIQNKLIPDTVVEATFTRGRPPLAPTEASKDLGAHAKRVFGEIGRPLTIAERASGGGTDAAYAALQAKGPVIEGFGLRGFGSHSNQNEYVALDSIVPRLYLLARMITDVSRGEAK, encoded by the coding sequence ATGAGCGGGATCGAGACATTGCGTCGCGCAGCGGTGGGCATCTTGATGCTGGCTGCCGTCCCAGCCCTGGCGGCGCCGCAGAAGCCGGTCCTCGACGCGGCGGAAGCCGAGAAGCCCGCTTATCTCGAGACGCTCAAGGCCCTGGTCTCGATCGAGTCAGGGTCGCGCGATGCCCAGGGACTTGCGACGATCGCTAGCCTCATTGCCGAGCGCCTGAAAGCCCTCGGTGGCGAGACGGAGCTGATCGACTCGGCCGAGCCGACACGATCGCCGGCCAAAATCGCGCTCGCCCGCTTCAAGGGCAGCGGCACCAGGAAGATCCTGCTGCTCGCGCATATGGATACGGTCTACGCCAAGGGCATGCTGGCCCAGCAGCCCTTCCGGATCGAGGGCGACAAGGCCTATGGCCTCGGTATCGCCGACGACAAGCATGGCGTCGCCCTGATCCTCCACACCGTCGCGCTGCTCAACACGCTCGCGGCCAGGGACTATGGCACGCTGACCGTGCTCATCAACGGCGACGAGGAGATCGGCTCGGCCGGCTCCAGGGCGCTGATCACCAGGCTCGCGGCCGAGCAGGACGCAGTGTTTTCCTGCGAAGGCTCCGGGATCGGCCAGGACACGCTCCGCCTCGCCACCAGCGGCGTCGGCTCCGTGCAGCTCAAGGTCACCGGCCGGGCCTCGCATGCCGGCAGCTCACCTGAAATGGGCCGCAACGCGCTGTACGAGCTCGCCCACCAGATCTTGCAGATGCGCGATCTCTCCAAGCCGGAGATGGGCCTCAAGCTGAACTGGACGCTCGCGTCCGCAGGCTCGGTCAGCAACGCGATTCCGGCCGAGGCGAAGGCACAAGGTGACATGCGGGCACTGCGCATGGCCGATTTCGACCTGATCGAGGCCGCGGTGAAGGAGCGCATCCAGAACAAGCTCATCCCCGACACGGTGGTGGAGGCGACATTTACCCGCGGGCGCCCGCCCTTGGCGCCGACCGAGGCCAGCAAGGACCTGGGCGCGCATGCCAAGCGCGTTTTCGGCGAGATCGGCCGCCCGCTGACCATCGCCGAAAGGGCAAGCGGCGGCGGAACCGACGCAGCCTATGCCGCGCTTCAAGCCAAGGGGCCGGTGATCGAGGGCTTCGGCCTCAGGGGCTTTGGCTCTCATTCGAATCAGAACGAGTACGTCGCGCTCGATTCGATCGTGCCCCGGCTCTATCTGCTCGCCCGCATGATCACCGACGTATCGCGCGGCGAAGCGAAATAG
- a CDS encoding neutral zinc metallopeptidase, which translates to MRWEDYRQSENVEDRRGGGGGEYAGLPGGRGGIGIGTMVVLGLLGWALGIDPRLLIGGAEMIGGIGGRSAPTQEQRKSAGPPQDEMGKFISAVLAQNEDIWTKVLPQQANRKYVPPKLVLFSGVDRSGCGTAQSAMGPFYCPNDQRVYLDLSFFQEMQRKLGGGGDFAYAYVIGHEIGHHIQNQLGILPKVNELRQRISERESNALSVRVELQADCFAGVWAYNLQAMDRIEAGDIDEAMRTASAIGDDKLQQQGRGVVVPDSFTHGSSAQRTRWFNTGFKSGSMQSCDTFRTNQL; encoded by the coding sequence ATGCGTTGGGAAGATTACCGCCAGTCCGAGAACGTCGAGGATCGGCGCGGCGGTGGTGGTGGCGAATATGCCGGCCTTCCCGGCGGTCGCGGTGGCATCGGCATCGGCACCATGGTCGTGCTCGGCCTGCTCGGCTGGGCGCTCGGCATTGATCCACGCCTTTTGATCGGCGGCGCCGAGATGATCGGCGGCATCGGCGGACGCAGCGCGCCGACACAGGAGCAGCGCAAATCGGCCGGCCCGCCGCAGGACGAGATGGGCAAGTTCATCTCGGCCGTGCTGGCGCAGAACGAAGACATCTGGACGAAGGTGCTGCCGCAGCAGGCCAACCGGAAATACGTACCGCCCAAGCTGGTGCTGTTCAGCGGGGTCGATCGCTCGGGATGCGGCACGGCCCAGTCGGCGATGGGGCCGTTCTATTGCCCCAACGACCAGAGGGTCTATCTCGACCTCTCCTTCTTCCAGGAGATGCAGCGCAAGCTCGGCGGCGGCGGCGACTTCGCCTATGCCTATGTCATCGGCCACGAGATTGGCCATCATATCCAGAACCAGCTCGGCATCCTGCCCAAGGTGAACGAACTGCGCCAACGGATCTCCGAGCGCGAATCGAATGCGCTGTCGGTGCGCGTCGAATTGCAGGCCGACTGCTTCGCCGGCGTCTGGGCCTACAACCTCCAGGCGATGGACCGGATCGAGGCCGGCGACATCGACGAGGCGATGCGAACAGCTTCGGCGATCGGCGACGACAAGCTGCAGCAGCAGGGCCGCGGCGTGGTCGTGCCGGATTCCTTCACGCACGGCTCGTCGGCGCAACGTACCCGCTGGTTCAACACCGGCTTCAAATCGGGCTCTATGCAGAGCTGCGACACCTTCCGCACCAACCAGCTCTGA
- a CDS encoding cytochrome ubiquinol oxidase subunit I: protein MEIDAFLLSRIQFAFTISFHIVFPAFTIGLSAYIATLLGLWLKTGDQKFHLLARFWTKIFAVSFAMGVVSGIVLSYQFGTNWSRFSVAVGNVIGPLIGYEVLTAFFLEASFLGVLLFGWKRVPPWLHFLSAVIVAGGTALSGFWILSANSWMQYPAGHEVRDGIAYPVDWLKIIFNPTFPLRFAHMMTAAYLTTAFVVLATGARHLLAGHRTESARTMVRMAILMIALTAPLQAVIGDFHGKQTAIYQPAKLAAIEAHWDSSKPGALVLFAWPDEKAELNRFEIAIPGVASLLTHGSMDALFPSLKDFKVEDRPPVLIPFFAFRLMVGIGTLMIVFGWVGAWLWKRGAVFETRSWLWLAQYSWPAGFLAILSGWFVTEVGRQPWLATGILRSKDAVSPVTTLEVAISLALFVFVYCVVFAAGIALINRLIDKGPDEISPEDPPEQPSKRPLKAAQAPASAIFGDGHPGDDKIQPAN, encoded by the coding sequence ATGGAAATCGACGCCTTTCTGCTGTCACGCATCCAGTTCGCCTTCACGATCTCCTTCCACATCGTCTTCCCTGCCTTCACGATCGGGCTCTCGGCCTATATCGCGACGTTGCTCGGCCTGTGGCTGAAGACCGGCGACCAGAAATTCCATCTCCTCGCCCGGTTCTGGACCAAGATCTTCGCCGTGTCCTTCGCCATGGGCGTGGTCTCCGGCATTGTGCTGTCCTACCAGTTCGGCACGAACTGGAGCCGGTTCTCTGTCGCGGTCGGCAACGTCATCGGCCCGCTGATCGGCTACGAGGTGCTCACCGCCTTCTTCCTCGAGGCCTCCTTCCTCGGCGTGCTGTTGTTCGGCTGGAAGCGCGTGCCGCCCTGGCTGCATTTCCTCTCGGCCGTGATCGTCGCCGGCGGCACCGCCCTTTCCGGCTTCTGGATCCTCTCCGCCAATAGCTGGATGCAGTACCCCGCCGGGCACGAGGTCCGCGACGGCATCGCCTACCCGGTCGACTGGCTGAAGATCATCTTCAACCCGACCTTCCCCTTGCGCTTCGCGCATATGATGACGGCGGCCTACCTCACCACTGCCTTCGTCGTGCTGGCGACCGGGGCGCGCCATCTGCTCGCCGGGCACCGCACCGAATCGGCCAGGACGATGGTGCGCATGGCGATCCTGATGATCGCGCTGACCGCGCCACTACAGGCCGTGATCGGCGACTTCCACGGCAAGCAGACCGCGATCTACCAGCCGGCCAAGCTCGCCGCGATCGAGGCGCATTGGGACTCCTCCAAGCCCGGCGCGCTCGTGCTCTTCGCCTGGCCGGACGAGAAGGCGGAGCTCAACCGTTTCGAGATCGCGATCCCCGGCGTCGCCAGCCTGCTGACCCATGGCAGCATGGACGCGCTCTTTCCGAGCCTGAAGGATTTCAAGGTCGAGGACCGCCCGCCGGTGCTCATCCCCTTCTTCGCCTTCCGCCTGATGGTCGGCATCGGCACGCTGATGATCGTCTTCGGCTGGGTCGGCGCCTGGCTGTGGAAGCGCGGCGCCGTCTTCGAGACGCGCAGCTGGCTCTGGCTCGCCCAATACAGCTGGCCGGCAGGCTTCCTCGCCATCCTGTCGGGCTGGTTCGTTACCGAAGTCGGCCGCCAGCCCTGGCTCGCTACCGGCATCCTGCGCTCGAAGGACGCAGTCTCGCCGGTGACGACGCTGGAGGTCGCGATCTCGCTGGCGCTGTTCGTCTTCGTCTACTGCGTCGTCTTCGCCGCCGGCATCGCCCTGATCAACCGCCTGATCGACAAGGGGCCGGACGAGATCAGCCCGGAAGACCCGCCCGAACAGCCCTCGAAGCGGCCGCTCAAGGCCGCGCAGGCGCCGGCCTCCGCCATTTTCGGCGACGGCCACCCCGGCGACGACAAGATCCAGCCGGCGAATTGA